A region of Candidatus Angelobacter sp. DNA encodes the following proteins:
- a CDS encoding ThiF family adenylyltransferase — protein sequence MNKRQENRFDRQLRFFGRAGQKRIQSAKVAVVGVGGLGTHVVQQLSLLGVKKLSLVDAQELDETNLNRYVGARHDDPIPGTLKVNIGERLAHTIDPTIQIEKISDSVVCDEAFSAIKSTDYVFGCVDNEGTRLVLTELCAAYAKPYFDLASDIIPGDRPAYGGRVAVAWDGNGCLACLGILDIKDAQLQLARPEAQRDQNAIYGVERRLLGQVGPSVVSINGAVVSIAVTEFVAGITGLRRPFRLLNYYGQSGKMTVSQDEPQTDCYYCKSLWGKSDHAEVERYIGAGIGQWLR from the coding sequence ATGAACAAACGACAAGAGAATCGCTTTGATCGTCAATTGCGCTTCTTCGGGAGAGCCGGTCAAAAACGCATACAGTCGGCAAAGGTCGCGGTAGTTGGAGTTGGAGGGCTCGGCACCCATGTTGTCCAACAACTTTCATTGTTGGGAGTCAAAAAATTAAGTTTGGTGGATGCACAGGAACTAGACGAGACAAACTTGAACCGGTACGTCGGGGCGCGACACGACGATCCGATTCCCGGCACTTTGAAAGTGAACATCGGGGAGCGCCTTGCGCATACAATTGATCCTACCATTCAGATTGAAAAAATCTCCGATTCAGTCGTGTGCGACGAAGCCTTTTCCGCAATTAAGAGTACCGATTATGTATTCGGGTGCGTGGACAACGAAGGGACGAGGTTGGTTTTGACAGAGCTTTGCGCCGCCTATGCCAAACCATACTTCGATCTGGCGTCCGATATAATTCCGGGAGATCGGCCTGCGTATGGCGGTCGTGTTGCCGTTGCCTGGGATGGAAATGGTTGCTTAGCGTGTCTTGGAATTTTGGACATAAAGGATGCGCAACTACAACTCGCTCGACCCGAGGCTCAACGGGATCAGAATGCAATTTACGGAGTAGAACGCAGACTCCTTGGCCAGGTTGGTCCATCTGTTGTTTCAATCAATGGTGCTGTGGTGTCCATCGCGGTAACGGAATTCGTGGCAGGTATCACAGGTTTGCGCCGTCCATTCCGACTGCTGAATTATTATGGCCAATCGGGGAAAATGACGGTGAGTCAAGATGAGCCTCAGACAGATTGCTACTACTGCAAGTCTCTTTGGGGCAAGTCAGACCACGCAGAAGTTGAAAGATATATTGGGGCGGGCATCGGCCAGTGGCTTCGATGA